In the Brettanomyces nanus chromosome 1, complete sequence genome, AGAAACGTTTGCAtaaaatgatgatgaaaattgagaaaaaaaaattcataTTGAAAAAAGTGAAATTTTCCGAGTTTCCAACTTCATGGAACGTTTGTGAACAGGGATTTGGTCTAAGAATGGGAAAACGAGTTAAAAGATCAGTAGAATTGAGACAGAATAAAAGACGGAAGCAGGGGGATTCTCAGCTTAGAGGTAGTTTGTTCAACAAAATGGATGGggagcttgaagaagaggatgatggagtggtagaagaagaggagattgCCGATTATGAGGCTAAGCCAAGACGTTTTGACGATCAGAATGAGGATTTGGTTGAGGGATTACCTGTTAGAAGTTCAGATGGAACAATTCATAGGGTTGTtatgaaaaaagaggagagaaaaacCAAGAGACTTCAGGATGAGGAGCAGAAGGAGctcgaagaagaacaagagcaagaacaggaagagcgagaacaagaagaacaagctagcaaagaagatggtaaGAATTCTGTCTTTGACGAATCAAATGATGAGAAGTATAAAGATCTTAGTGCTGCCGAAATGGTTCTCAAAATAAAGGAGGATCTTGCCGACATGGCCCAAAGTATGATTGAGGATCCGGAGGAGAACGTTATGTTGATGAGTAGGGTGTTGACTATGATGACGTCCAAAAATCCTATAATAGCcaagctttctcttctttctttggttcCTGTGTTCAAGAGTATATCGCCATCCTATAGAATAAGGCCTCTTACCGAAGCagaaaggaaggagaaaatgTCGAAAGATGTGCAGAGAACGAGATTCTTTGAGCAAAATTTAGTGAGCTACTATCAAAAATACTTGAAGTTTCTCGCTCGTAAAGCTTCTGTGGTAATCAACTCTCCAAGAGCAAGTAATCTTGATAAGCAGATGGGAATCGTGGCTACTAGGGCAGCCTGTGAGTTGACAGAATCGTTGAGGTTCTTTAATTTTCGTTCCGACCTTTTCAAACTGTTGATAAGACGTGTTATGAGGAAGCCTTCTAGTGAATCCGAGCATGATGCATTCAGAAGGTGTATTAGTACCTTGGAGGGATTGTTGGTAGAAGATTTTGAGTCCGGTGACGTCTCCTTCGATATAGTGAGGATTGTATGCAGATCCATTAGACATAGAGATTTTAAAGTTGATGAGAGTGTTGTCAACATCTTTTTATCTCTAACGGTTTTGAGCGACTATGATCCATTACGGAAAGAGGacgaaaaagaagaggaagccaagatgagaaagaaagatcgTGTATACTTGACCAGGAAGCAGCGAGCGCAGTTGAAAGAGCGCAAGCTGattgagaaagaatgggACCAGGCAGAGCAGAAGGTGACTTCTCAGCAAAGAGAGAGATTCCAAGCTCAGATTCTTAAGCTACTACTCACTTTGTACCTTGAAATCTTAAGGGGAAGACCGGAGAAATTAATGGCCCCAGTTTTGGAGGGTCTAGCTAAATATGGGCATCAGGTTAACTTAGACTTGATGGGTGATTTCTTACAGGTCCTTAGAGAGATTTCTGAGGACTTGTTAACCAACCAGATGTCTGGAAAGGGCATCACTGGTAATCAGATGAGGCAGGTGCTTCTATGTATTATCACCTCATTCTCCTTGGTTTCGTACATGCCTCCGAAAAAGGTCCACCTAGACCTTAACAAATTTGTCGACTACCTTTACTCCTTGCTTCCTATGTTATCTCAGGATGCAGATATAGAGTTCTCTCATAAGACACTTAGACTTATGGACCCCCTCTCAACACAGCTACAAATGAAGCCTTCTGTCAACGTCTCGACAGAGGCTGAGTTGTTACTCAGATGTGCCGATGCCATTTTTCTTAGCTCTCGTTCCGGTTCAGAAGCTCGTGCTTTGGCTTTCACCAAGAGATTTTACTTGGACATGCTTAATTTTCCTGAAAAGACTTCTATCGCCATCTTAAAGTTCATAGATAAACTCATGTCACGATACGATGAGATCAAATGTTTATATACCACGGAAGACCGTATTCAGAATGGTGTGTACCATTCCTACGCGGATTCTGTTGAAAGAGCCAATACCGAAGTGGCTGTCCTCTGGGAAAATGTTTTACTTGAAAAGCACTACAATCCAACGGTGTCTATGGCTGCTAAGGCTCTTCTCAAAAGGGCAAAGGCTAGAAATGCCATATAATAATCTTAATATATTTAGTTTAGTTTTCCGTGTCCACGTATGTCTTTCATCTGGAGATGCCTACCCTCTCTGTTTTCTCCATTCACATAAGAGAGGCCAAATCCCTCTGATACGTAATCTTCCAAGTCCTGGTCATCATAATCATACCAGTTACTCCGATCGCCAGTCATGATAGTACTTTTATCCTTATGTGGCTGGTAGTGCTGCATAAACCAGTTGGTGTTCTTCGCAGGAACGGACGATGAGATGACACGGTCTTCCGACTTAGCTGCAGCTGCGGTCATTGGTGTCACGTTATTATGTGGAATATTGTACTTCTTGGGGCACAAGAAAATAGGTCTGCTTTTCGACGAATAAGAACTCTTCCGTCGGTGGTGCGGAGGAACATATTTTTCCTGAGGTGCAGAGAGTGAAAGTTCTGGCACTGTAGAAGTAACATTGAGGGTACAATCTCTAAACTTTCTCGAAAGGGCAGAGATCTGCTGACTGttatcttcaactttaGTCTCTTTCCTAGCTCCAGCGTCTTCAAACATGAACATttcgtcatcttcagtGGCACCCTCTAATGGAGGAGCAAGCTCTAATTCCGGTCCCATTACTGGTGGAAGTCCCGGACTGAGAGGTCTGCTCCTCATATTCGGAGGAATGTATTTTCCAGAGGGGCTACTAAGGTTCTGTAGCGTCCGTGGTTTGTAGGCGCATCGTGCCGTATTAGATGATTGAGAAATAGGGATACTTCTAGCTATGCCACCATTGTTTCGATCATCTTGGAATGAACTCGATCTAGCATTGTTCCTGGCATATAAGTAGTTTCTGCCCGAGTTGAAGTACGGTTTCCTTCCATTCACCCTATTACCAGAACGATACTTGTTGAAAGCATAGCTACGctggttctttctctgtctccAAGCACGTCCGCTGTGCCGATCCTCGTGATAATCATATCtatgctgctgctgctgttgctgttcACGAGCTCTATGATCGAATTTCCGATGCTGGTTGGTCTTTTCCATGTAATGATTAAATACAGACCGTGGAGTAAAGTAGTCCTCTCTCAAAAATGAGCCATTCAGCTCTGATTCGGTGTATGTTTCCTTGTTCACCCTTCCCTTTTGTGATCTGTTCCTATGACGAGTGCCGGCTGGAATGTTAAGCGGTTTCCGATGATGTGGGAACCGATGCTTACCCTTTGGAACGGTATAAATCTGAGACGCAGTCACAGGAACTGATGTTTGAACAGGCCGCTCTGGCACTTTGTTCACACCATGGAAATCCATTGCCAATGCATTCTCTCCTGAATAAGGTTTGAGTATATACTTGCCCAAGGTATCATCCTCGGGCTTTCCTGAAATCTTTATAGGAGTAGGAATAATTTCAGGAGTTGCAGGCTCCGCAGCAAGCTCGGGAAGGTCGAAAgtagcttcttcttcttcctcctcaaaTTCATAGTCATAAGTGAGGACATCTACCTTACTTAAAGATTCCTTCATCTGCTGAAGGTCTCTATTTTCAGGATCTATAGTCAACGAATGCCTCATAACTCCAAAAAGATCGTAACTCATCGAGGGGAAAATATCAAATAAAGTCTCTCTGTTGGCAGCAAAGTAGAGAAACATCTTGTCACCAGAACTGGCCGA is a window encoding:
- a CDS encoding uncharacterized protein (BUSCO:EOG0934159D), which codes for MGKRVKRSVELRQNKRRKQGDSQLRGSLFNKMDGELEEEDDGVVEEEEIADYEAKPRRFDDQNEDLVEGLPVRSSDGTIHRVVMKKEERKTKRLQDEEQKELEEEQEQEQEEREQEEQASKEDGKNSVFDESNDEKYKDLSAAEMVLKIKEDLADMAQSMIEDPEENVMLMSRVLTMMTSKNPIIAKLSLLSLVPVFKSISPSYRIRPLTEAERKEKMSKDVQRTRFFEQNLVSYYQKYLKFLARKASVVINSPRASNLDKQMGIVATRAACELTESLRFFNFRSDLFKLLIRRVMRKPSSESEHDAFRRCISTLEGLLVEDFESGDVSFDIVRIVCRSIRHRDFKVDESVVNIFLSLTVLSDYDPLRKEDEKEEEAKMRKKDRVYLTRKQRAQLKERKLIEKEWDQAEQKVTSQQRERFQAQILKLLLTLYLEILRGRPEKLMAPVLEGLAKYGHQVNLDLMGDFLQVLREISEDLLTNQMSGKGITGNQMRQVLLCIITSFSLVSYMPPKKVHLDLNKFVDYLYSLLPMLSQDADIEFSHKTLRLMDPLSTQLQMKPSVNVSTEAELLLRCADAIFLSSRSGSEARALAFTKRFYLDMLNFPEKTSIAILKFIDKLMSRYDEIKCLYTTEDRIQNGVYHSYADSVERANTEVAVLWENVLLEKHYNPTVSMAAKALLKRAKARNAI